In Daphnia pulicaria isolate SC F1-1A chromosome 9, SC_F0-13Bv2, whole genome shotgun sequence, a single genomic region encodes these proteins:
- the LOC124313358 gene encoding putative defense protein 3: MSPFTKLVILILLAEFSQNVDAYMRGAPPEACADMEPQHGPAPQTTPAPYTITPQQNAIEQGGTVKVTIQGKSPKGGFMGFLFIAVNPEDSPSKPLGRFINSPYQARSVDCLPGEQNALTHRDAKSKNNLELTWQAQPDYQGEIEFRCTFLRDFSTFWLRVPASTLVRVGNPVVARAAETSSGVSLVPMVTVFDYFVWRIWFWTSEAQPQP; this comes from the exons atgtcacCGTTCACGAAGCTAGTGATTCTGATTTTACTGGCGGAATTCAGCCAGAATGTGGATGCCTATATGCGAGGGGCTCCACCGGAAGCCTGCGCCGACATGGAGCCGCAA CACGGCCCAGCGCCTCAAACGACACCAGCACCGTACACTATTACTCCGCAACAG AACGCCATCGAGCAGGGCGGGACTGTTAAAGTGACGATACAGGGCAAGAGTCCAAAAGGAGGATTTATGG GATTTCTCTTTATTGCGGTCAATCCTGAAGACTCTCCTTCCAAACCGCTGGGCCGTTTCATCAATAGTCCATACCAAGCCCGATCGGTTGATTGTCTCCCAGGTGAACAG AACGCTCTGACTCACCGGGATGCCAAGAGTAAGAATAATTTAGAATTGACATGGCAGGCACAGCCCGACTACCAGGGCGAAATTGAATTCAG GTGCACGTTTCTGCGTGATTTCTCCACATTCTGGTTGCGTGTCCCGGCGTCGACTCTCGTCCGTGTCGGGAATCCTGTCGTTGCACGAGCTGCTGAAACTAGCAGCGGTGTCTCATTGGTTCCCATGGTTACCGTATTCGACTATTTCGTCTGGCGCATTTGGTTTTGGACGTCAGAAGCCCAGCCACAGCCTTGA
- the LOC124313161 gene encoding uncharacterized protein LOC124313161 has protein sequence MNSYYNWGELLALAPIAVSRLEKLIVMSYQPRMDFRLNTENLSSGSYEFIKYQNNFQTTLLQIGHQGYLVFLNAHVNIHKIRMYNSKVSSHIKDAVRYLMSKNELYIVELLPISLGRIKEAADGNKMLLHQVDSKLRTVIELIQATILCVTVTKHINENELERVELDLKSLSGRRKTRQDVERTSALNVAKGNCLEVIRALQEGRQELENLKRDWSKLKDFYSRMEYFVAKATENSIAFIEVVRVIAKDLNVLDDEEIFVNLLEKIQKANEASFLVRGVSDMYASVSVKYIMDQIASQGDIMARIDNSQVEIEEIRNDLMSAHRIRDYIKADEISLRTRFVDRHNQIMDEYQWMLESWIVPAPRIESSAEEKSKFLSVSSNTKKKNNFVVN, from the coding sequence ATGAACTCTTATTACAACTGGGGAGAATTGTTAGCTCTTGCTCCAATTGCTGTAAGCAGACTGGAAAAGCTAATCGTCATGTCTTATCAGCCGAGAATGGATTTTCGACTCAACACTGAGAATTTATCTTCTGGCAGTTATGAATTCATCAAGTACCAGAATAATTTCCAAACGACTTTACTTCAAATTGGTCATCAAGGCTATTTGGTCTTCCTCAATGCTCACGTTAACATCCACAAGATCCGAATGTACAATTCAAAAGTATCCAGCCATATCAAGGATGCCGTCCGGTATCTGATGTCCAAAAATGAACTTTACATCGTCGAGTTACTGCCCATATCGCTGGGGCGGATCAAAGAAGCAGCCGACGGGAATAAAATGTTGTTGCACCAAGTAGATTCCAAATTAAGGACAGTAATAGAACTGATTCAAGCGACTATTCTCTGCGTAACAGTTACTAAACATATAAACGAAAATGAGCTGGAGAGAGTCGAACTGGATTTGAAATCGCTCTCTGGGCGTCGGAAGACACGGCAAGATGTGGAAAGAACCAGCGCATTAAACGTCGCCAAAGGAAATTGCCTGGAAGTTATAAGAGCCCTGCAAGAAGGAAGACAAGAgttggaaaatttgaaaagagatTGGTCTAAATTGAAAGACTTCTACTCTAGAATGGAATATTTCGTTGCAAAAGCTACAGAAAACAGCATAGCTTTTATCGAGGTTGTAAGAGTGATCGCAAAAGACCTAAACGTTTTGGACGATGAAGAAATATTCGTAAATCTCTTAGAAAAGATTCAAAAGGCGAATGAAGCTTCATTCCTTGTTCGTGGAGTGTCCGACATGTACGCCAGCGTCTCAGTAAAGTACATTATGGATCAAATCGCAAGTCAAGGTGACATAATGGCCAGAATTGACAACAGTCAAGTTGAAATCGAAGAGATTCGAAATGACCTGATGAGTGCCCACCGTATTCGTGACTACATTAAGGCGGACGAGATTTCACTGCGAACGAGGTTTGTTGATCGACACAATCAAATTATGGACGAATACCAATGGATGTTGGAAAGTTGGATTGTTCCAGCCCCGAGGATCGAGAGTTCAGCAGAAGAAAAGAGTAAATTCCTGTCTGTCTCGtccaatacaaaaaaaaaaaacaattttgtagtGAATTAA